Part of the Pseudodesulfovibrio mercurii genome is shown below.
CGGGCTGTTGTTCAAGAATATGGTCCGCACCGTGGAGTCGATGAATCCGTCGTCGAAACCGAGGGCATCATGCAAAAAACCGCGCACGGACGTCCCGGAAACGCCGTCCAGCGCGAATCCCTTCTGGAGAATATAATTCCAACCCCAGGCGGCCTCCGCAACCATCGAAAGTTCCATACAACCGGGCTTACTGATCAATTTCATTTTTGCCTTCCCGCATGTATTGTACTGAAATCGAACATTATGTCGACACCAACATAGTATATTGTTTTTTTTGACATTAATTTTGAAAACAGGGTATGAGGAGACAGTTAGTCCGTTTATCGACAACGCGTCAAGCCATACGCTCAATATCAAAAAAAGCAGAGGGTGAATCAATGTCAAGAATTCTGAGAATCAACTGTCGGACGAAGGAATACACCTTTGAGGATGACGGCCCCTACGCCGGGCTCGGCGGTCGCGCCCTGACTTCCAGGGTGATCAACAAAGAGGTCCCGGCCACCTGTCATCCCCTGTCGGCCGAGAACAAGCTGGTCTTCGCCACCGGCCTGATGGGCGGCTCCACCGCGGCCAACTCCGGCCGTCTGTCCGTGGGCGCCAAGTCCCCCCTGACCGGCGGCATCAAGGAGTCCAACTCCGGCGGCCTGTTCGCCCACAAGATGCCCAAGATGGGCCTCAAGGCCATCATCCTCGAAGACAAGCCCGCCGAAGACGCGCCCTTCTCCACCCTGTTCATCACCGAGGACAAGGTTGAATTTCGCGATGCCACCGACATCGTCGGCATGGACAACTATCCCGCCCATGACAAGCTCCTGGCCCAGTACGGCGACAAGCTCGTCGCGGCCATGATCGGACCCGCCGGCGAGACCCTGCGCAAGGCCGCCACCATCCAGTTCACCGATCCGTACAAGCGGCCCGCCCGCTCTGCCGGTCGCGGCGGCACCGGCGCCGTTCTCGGCTCCAAGAAGATCAAGGCCATCGTCCTCGACCCCGAGGTCAACGAGAAGGTCTCGGCCGCCGACGCGGACGCCTTCAAGGAAGCCCGGACCACCTGGGTCTCCATCCTCAAGGGCCATCCGGTCACCTCCCAGGGCCTGCCCGCCTACGGCACCAACGTCCTGGTCAACATCATCAACGAGGCGGGCGCCATGCCCACCAAGAACTTCCGCTACGGCCAGTGCGAGCACGCCGCCGAGATCTCCGGCGAGAAGATCGCCGACCTGATCAAGGAACGCGGCGGCAAGACCACCGAAGGCTGCCATACCGGCTGCATCATCCAGTGCTCCCAGCAGTACAACGACGCCAACGGCAACTACGTGACCTCCGGCTTTGAGTACGAGACCGTCTGGGCCCTGGGCGCCAACTCCCTGATCAAGGACATCGACGACATCGCCCTCATGGACCGCATCTGCGACGAAAAGGGCATGGACACCATCGAGATCGGCAACACCGTGGCCGTGGCCATGGACGGCGGCATCATCCCCTGGGGTGACGGCAAGGCCGCCATCGAGCTGCTCAAGAAGGTCGGCACCAACGATCCCCTGGGCATGATCATCGGCAACGGCGTGGACTTCGCCGGCGGCGCCTTCGGCGTGGAGCGCCTGCCCACCGTCAAGGGCCAGTCCATGCCCGCCTACGACCCGCGTGCGGTCAAGGGCGTCGGCGTGACCTACGCCACCACCCCCATGGGCGCTGACCACACCGCCGGTTACGGCGTCACCGCCAACTGCCTGGGCGTGGGCGGCTCCATCGACGGCCACAAGAAGGAAGGCAACGTCGAGCTGTCCAAGAACCTCCAGGTTGCCACCGCGGCCATCGACTCCATGGGCTTCTGCCTGTTCGTGGCCTTCGCGGTCCTGGATTCCGACAACGGCGTCCAGACCATGGCCGACCTGGTCCAGTCCTGGACCGGCAACAGCTTCTCCGTGGACGACCTGGTCGCCCTGGGCGCTGGTGCCCTGAAGGACGAACTGGACTTCAACGAGCGCGCCGGCTTCTCCAAGATCGACGACCAGCTGCCCCGCTTCTTCGAGACCGATCCCCTGCCGCCTCACAACGTCATCTGGGATTACACCGTGGAAGAACTCCAGGACGCCAAGGTCTAAGCAGCGCATCAAACGGAACGACAAGGGCCGGGGCATGTTCCCCGGCCCCTTTTTATGGTTGACCCACGTACCCCAACCGCCTAGGTTCAAATCATGGGAATAGAACTCAAATGCTTTGCCACCCTGAGGGATTACCTGCCTGAAAACAGCGACGACTATCCCGTTGAACCGGGCGAGACCATCCGCTCCCTGGTGGCCAAACTCGGCATCCCGGAGAAGGACGTGACCATCATGTTCATCAACTCCCGGTTCTCCAAACTGGACAACGAGATCAAGGACGGCGACCGCGTCGGGCTGTTCCCCCCGGTGGGCGGAGGCTAGTCCCTTGGACGCCTCCCTCGAAGAGTCCATCCGCAGCCTCGCGCACCCCGGCGCCCTGCCCTGGGGCGGCAACGGACCGGTCCTGGACGTGAACGACGTGGCCGAACTGGCCGGGGAGCACGGCGTGCCCGGCCATGAGGTCGAGGCCCTGGCCCTGATCCAGGGCGTCACGCCCGCCCGCTACCTGCGCAACCGGGAGTCCGTGTCCCGCGAGGACCAGATCCGCCTGCTCCGGGCGAGCGTGGCCCAGGTGGGACTCGGCGGACTGGGCGGCTCCCTGCTGGAGCAGTTCCTGCGCCTGGGCGTCGGCACCGTGCGCGCGGCCGACGGCGACGTGTTCGAACCCTCCAACCTGAACCGCCAGGCCCTGTCCACCCTGGACGGGTGCGGCCGCCTCAAGACCCGCGCGGCCCGTCTCCGGGCGGCGGAGATCAACCCATCCGTCACCCTTCAGACCCACGCGGAATACCTGACCCCGGAGACCCTGCCCGATTTTCTGGACGGCTGCGACCTGGCCCTGGACGCCCTGGGCGGTCTGACCATGCGCGGCCACCTGCAACACGCCGCGTCCGACGCGGGTATCCCCCTGGTGACCGGGGCCCTGGCCGGATGGACCGGCTTCGTCGCCGTGGTCATGCCCGGCCAGCTCGGCCCGGCGGACCTCATGGGCACGGACAACGGCGCCGAGGAGCGCCTCGGCTGCCCGGCCCCGGCCGTGAACTTCATCGCCTCGCTGATGGCCTCGGAAGCGGTCAACCTCCTGACCGGCGCGCCGACCCTGGCCGGGAAGATGCTCATGACCGACCTGCGCTCGCACACCTTCGAGGTCGTCTCCCTCTGATCCGGTGTCAATTCCTTCCGCATTATGTTTTCATTGACGTAATTCCGAAGATTCGTCTATTTTCATCAGTTAGCAGGATATCAAACTGAAACGGCTTCTTTTTTTGACCGCGAACTCCGAGGTGCCCCATGAAACGGAACCCAGAAATCATACTCAGATTGCGCGTCTGGCTCGAACAGGAAGACCAGACCTACATCGGCATCGGCAGCACCCTGCTGCTCCAACAGGTGGAAAAACTCGGCTCCCTGCGCAAGGCGGCCGAAGCCCTGGGCATGTCCTACCGGCGCGCCTGGGGCAAACTGAAGAGCGCCGAGGAGCGCATCGGCAAGCCCCTGGTGGAGAAGACCAAGGGCAAGGGCCAGCGCTTCAACCTCTCGCCCTACGGCAAGGAGGTCATGGAGGAATTCCTGCAATTCTACCTGGATGTTGAGGAATACGCCACCAAGCGCGCCACGGAAGTGCTCGGCATGGACGTCACCAAGTCCGGCGAATTCTACCGCGACGACATGGAATAGCACCTCATCTTGTTTGGGGTCAGCGGATACAACTGTTCATCAATGGAGGAACGAATGAAACGTTTGCTTATCGCCGTCCTGTCCTGCCTGATCATCACGGCCATGGCCCTGCCCGTCATGGCGGGTCAGACCCTGATGATGGCCACCACCACCAGCACCGCCAACACCGGCCTGCTGGACGACCTGATCGTGCCGAAATTTCTGAAGGACACCGGCATTGAGATCAAGTACATCGCCGTGGGTACCGGCAAGGCCCTGGCCATGGCCGAGAACTGCGACGTGGACGTGGTCCTGGTGCATGCCCCCGCGTCCGAGAAGGCCTACGTGGACAAGGGCGTGCTCGTCGACCGCAAGGAACTCATGTACAACGACTTCGTCATCATCGGCCCGGCCTCCGACCCGGCGGGCGTGAAGGGCATGAACGTGGCCGACGCGCTGAAGACCATCGCCGAGAAGCAGGCCGTCTTCGCCAGCCGCGGCGACAACTCCGGCACCCACAAGAAGGAGCTCTCCCTGTGGAAGGCCGCCGGCATGGCCGTGCCCGAGAAGGCCGCCTGGTACATCCAGACCGGCCAGGGCATGCTCCCGACCATCAACATCGCCAACGAGAAGAACGGCTACACCATGACCGACCGCGGCACCTACATCAAGTACGCGGACACCAAGGGCGGCAACCCGCCGCTGGTGGTCCTGGTGGAAGGCGACAAGGTCCTGTTCAACCAGTACAGCGCCCTGGCCGTGAACACCGCCAAGTGCAAGGACGCCCAGTACGACCTGGCCACCAAGTTCATCAACTGGATGGCCTCCCCGGACGTCCAGAAGGCCATCGGCGACTTCAAGCTGCTCGGCAAGCCGCTGTTCACCCCCAACGCGAAGTAACTTCAGCAAACCGATCCGAAGGGGGGAGGGAGGCGGCAACTCCCTCCCCCCTCTTCACGAGACCAACATGGAATATCTGCTCCAAGGCTTTCTGCAAGGGTTCCGGCTCCTGTTCTCGGGAGATCCGGAGGCCTACTCCGCCATCTGGGCCACGGTCTACGCCTCGACCCTGTCCATGACGTGCAGCATGGCCCTGGGCGTGCCCCTGGGGTTCCTGCTCGGCTACAAGAAATTTCCCGGAAAGAAGGTCGTCCGCACCATCGTGGACACCCTGCTCTCCTTCCCCACCGTGGTCATCGGCCTGGTGGTCTACGCCTTTCTGACGCGCAACGGCCCGCTCGGCGGCACCGGCCTGCTCTTCACCATCCCCGGCATGGCCATCGGCCAGGCCCTGCTCGGCCTGCCCATCATCGTGGCCATGACCGCCAACGCCGTGGAGTCCCTGGACAAACGGCTGCCCATGACCCTGATCACCTTGGGCGCCACGCCGACCCAGATGATGTGGGCCACGGTCCTGGAGGCGCGCTACTCCATCATGCTCGCGGCCATGGCCGCCTACGGACGCATCGTCTCCGAGGTGGGCATCTCCATGATGGTCGGCGGCAACATCAAGTGGCACACCCGGACCATCACCACGGCCATCGCGCTGGAGACCGGCAAGGGCGAATTCGCCGTGGGCATCGCGCTCGGCATGGTTCTCCTGACCGTGGCCCTGCTGGTCAACATCGGGGCCGTCGGGCTCAAGAAGCGGGCCGTGCAATGAGCGCCCTCGTCGTTCTCGACCACATCCGGCAGCGGTATTCGGACCGGACCGTCCTCGACATCGAACACCTGGAGTTCGCCGAGGGGACCATCTCCGGCCTGGCCGGGCCCAACGGCTCGGGCAAGTCCACCCTGCTGTGCCTGCTCGCCCTCCTGGAGCCCCCGGCGCAGGGGACCATCACCTTTCTCGGCCGCCCGGCCCACCCCGGGTCCGCCGTGACCCGGCAGGTCTCCCTGCTGGTCCAGGAGCCCTACCTGCTCAAGCGCACGGTCTTCGCCAACGTGGCCTACGGCCTGCGTATCCGCGGCAAAAACGACATTCCGGCCAAGGTCTTCCGGGCGCTCGAAATCGTCGGCCTCGACCCCGGCGTCTTCGCCAGGCGGCAGTGGTTCGAACTATCCGGCGGAGAGGTCCAGCGCGTGGCCCTGGCCGCCCGGCTGGTCATCAAGCCCAAGCTCCTGCTCATGGACGAGCCCACGGCCAGCCTGGACGCCAAGAGCGCCGAGCTGATCCACCAGGCCGCCCTGTCCGCCCGCGACGAATACGGCGCGAGCCTGGTCGTGGCCAGCCACGACATGCCCTGGCTCAAGACCCTGGCCGACCACATCCATTACCTGGACGAAGGCCGCCTGGTGCGGACCGTCCAACATTCGGAGGAACCATGAAGGCAGTCTCCATCATCGGGCCCAAAAATTCCGGCAAGACCACCCTGGGCGTACAGCTCGCCCACTACTTCAAGGCGCAGGGACTGACCGTGTCCGCGGCCAAGTTCAGCCACCACGGCTTCGACTGGAGCGACGCAGACACCACGGACTACGCGGCCGTCTGCGACACCGTGGCCGGGCTGGGCCCCAAGGAGACCTTCGTCCAGTGGACCCGGCACCGTTTCCTGCCGGACCTGCTGCCGCTCCTGACCAACGACGTGCTCCTGGTGGAGGGCGGCAAGGAACTCGGCTTCCTGCCGCGCATCCTCTGCCTGCGCGGGGACCTGTCCGACGGCATCGACTGGCTGCACCCGGAGCTGGCCATCGCCAGCGTGGGCGAGACCTCCGTGGACGGCGTGCCGATGATCAACGACATCCAGGCCCTGGCCGACGTCGTCCTGGAAAAGGGATTCTTCCTGCCGGGCATGGACTGCGAGACCTGCGGGCGTCCGGACTGCCGGACCCTGGCCGCCGAAATCGTGGCGGGCAAGGTCACGCCCAGGGCCTGCCTGGCCATGCACAACTCCATCCAGGTGGACATCGACGGCGCGGCGGTGGGCATGAAGCCCTTCGTGGAGGACATCATCTCCGCCTCCATCCGCGAGATGATCCGCACCCTCAAGGGGTACGCGCCGGGCAAGGCGACCATCAAACTGGACGTCTAGGCCGTGCGCATCGTCCTCTTCGAGCCGGAGATCCCGCCCAACACCGGCAACATCGCCCGGCTGTGCGCGGCCACCAGGACCCCGCTGCACCTCATCGAGCCACTGGGGTTCTCCATCGACGACAAGCACCTCAAGCGCGCCGGGCTGGACTACTGGCCCGCCGTGGACCTGACCGTGCACCCGGACTTCGACCACTTCCTTGCGACCGTGGCCCCGCCGCGCCTGGTCATGGCCACCACCAAGGCGCGCATCGCGCACCACCGCTTTGCCTTCCGGGCCGACGACGCCATCGTCCTCGGCCCGGAGACGCGCGGCCTGCCCATGGAGCTGATGGAGGGGCACGCCATGGTGCGCATCCCCATCTGGGGCGAGGTGCGCAGCCTGAACCTGTCCACGGCCACGGGCATCCTGCTCTTCGAGGCCCTGCGCCAGACGGACTCCATCGTGGACGCGTTCCCGGCTTGAGTTTCGGGCGTCCCGGCGGTAGACTGCCATCGTCAAAGTAGTCTCCCAACCCTTTTACCGGACCCGACACACCCATGAAACTTCTCGTCACCGGCGGCTGCGGCTTCATCGGCACCAACTTCATCCGGCTCATGCTGGCCGCCCACCCGGACTGGTCCATCGTCAACCTGGACAAGCTGACCTATGCGGGCAACTGTCTGAATCTCCTGGACATTGAGAAAACCGAACCGCGCTACGCCTTCGTACACGGCGACATCTGCGACCGCGACCTGGTCATGGACCTGCTGACCGACAACGGGGTGGACGCGGTGGTCAACTTCGCGGCCGAGTCCCACGTGGACCGGTCCATCAACGACCCGTCGCCGTTCGTGACCACCAACGTGGGCGGGGCCCAGAACCTCATGGAGTGCGCCCGCCAGTGCGGCATCGGGCGGTTCGTCCACGTGTCCACGGACGAGGTCTACGGCACCCTCGGGCCCTCGGGAAAGTTCACCGAGACCACCCCGCTCGCGCCCAACAGCCCGTATTCGGCCAGCAAGGCGGGCGCGGACCTCATGGCCCGGGCCTACTTCGAGACCTACCGCTTTCCCGTGCTGATCACCCGCTGCTCCAACAACTACGGACCCTACCAATTCCCGGAGAAGCTCATCCCGCTCATGTACCT
Proteins encoded:
- a CDS encoding MoaD/ThiS family protein, giving the protein MGIELKCFATLRDYLPENSDDYPVEPGETIRSLVAKLGIPEKDVTIMFINSRFSKLDNEIKDGDRVGLFPPVGGG
- a CDS encoding HesA/MoeB/ThiF family protein, which produces MDASLEESIRSLAHPGALPWGGNGPVLDVNDVAELAGEHGVPGHEVEALALIQGVTPARYLRNRESVSREDQIRLLRASVAQVGLGGLGGSLLEQFLRLGVGTVRAADGDVFEPSNLNRQALSTLDGCGRLKTRAARLRAAEINPSVTLQTHAEYLTPETLPDFLDGCDLALDALGGLTMRGHLQHAASDAGIPLVTGALAGWTGFVAVVMPGQLGPADLMGTDNGAEERLGCPAPAVNFIASLMASEAVNLLTGAPTLAGKMLMTDLRSHTFEVVSL
- a CDS encoding aldehyde ferredoxin oxidoreductase family protein is translated as MSRILRINCRTKEYTFEDDGPYAGLGGRALTSRVINKEVPATCHPLSAENKLVFATGLMGGSTAANSGRLSVGAKSPLTGGIKESNSGGLFAHKMPKMGLKAIILEDKPAEDAPFSTLFITEDKVEFRDATDIVGMDNYPAHDKLLAQYGDKLVAAMIGPAGETLRKAATIQFTDPYKRPARSAGRGGTGAVLGSKKIKAIVLDPEVNEKVSAADADAFKEARTTWVSILKGHPVTSQGLPAYGTNVLVNIINEAGAMPTKNFRYGQCEHAAEISGEKIADLIKERGGKTTEGCHTGCIIQCSQQYNDANGNYVTSGFEYETVWALGANSLIKDIDDIALMDRICDEKGMDTIEIGNTVAVAMDGGIIPWGDGKAAIELLKKVGTNDPLGMIIGNGVDFAGGAFGVERLPTVKGQSMPAYDPRAVKGVGVTYATTPMGADHTAGYGVTANCLGVGGSIDGHKKEGNVELSKNLQVATAAIDSMGFCLFVAFAVLDSDNGVQTMADLVQSWTGNSFSVDDLVALGAGALKDELDFNERAGFSKIDDQLPRFFETDPLPPHNVIWDYTVEELQDAKV
- a CDS encoding winged helix-turn-helix domain-containing protein gives rise to the protein MKRNPEIILRLRVWLEQEDQTYIGIGSTLLLQQVEKLGSLRKAAEALGMSYRRAWGKLKSAEERIGKPLVEKTKGKGQRFNLSPYGKEVMEEFLQFYLDVEEYATKRATEVLGMDVTKSGEFYRDDME
- a CDS encoding tRNA (cytidine(34)-2'-O)-methyltransferase — encoded protein: MRIVLFEPEIPPNTGNIARLCAATRTPLHLIEPLGFSIDDKHLKRAGLDYWPAVDLTVHPDFDHFLATVAPPRLVMATTKARIAHHRFAFRADDAIVLGPETRGLPMELMEGHAMVRIPIWGEVRSLNLSTATGILLFEALRQTDSIVDAFPA
- a CDS encoding substrate-binding domain-containing protein, with translation MKRLLIAVLSCLIITAMALPVMAGQTLMMATTTSTANTGLLDDLIVPKFLKDTGIEIKYIAVGTGKALAMAENCDVDVVLVHAPASEKAYVDKGVLVDRKELMYNDFVIIGPASDPAGVKGMNVADALKTIAEKQAVFASRGDNSGTHKKELSLWKAAGMAVPEKAAWYIQTGQGMLPTINIANEKNGYTMTDRGTYIKYADTKGGNPPLVVLVEGDKVLFNQYSALAVNTAKCKDAQYDLATKFINWMASPDVQKAIGDFKLLGKPLFTPNAK
- a CDS encoding molybdopterin-guanine dinucleotide biosynthesis protein MobB is translated as MKAVSIIGPKNSGKTTLGVQLAHYFKAQGLTVSAAKFSHHGFDWSDADTTDYAAVCDTVAGLGPKETFVQWTRHRFLPDLLPLLTNDVLLVEGGKELGFLPRILCLRGDLSDGIDWLHPELAIASVGETSVDGVPMINDIQALADVVLEKGFFLPGMDCETCGRPDCRTLAAEIVAGKVTPRACLAMHNSIQVDIDGAAVGMKPFVEDIISASIREMIRTLKGYAPGKATIKLDV
- a CDS encoding energy-coupling factor ABC transporter ATP-binding protein: MSALVVLDHIRQRYSDRTVLDIEHLEFAEGTISGLAGPNGSGKSTLLCLLALLEPPAQGTITFLGRPAHPGSAVTRQVSLLVQEPYLLKRTVFANVAYGLRIRGKNDIPAKVFRALEIVGLDPGVFARRQWFELSGGEVQRVALAARLVIKPKLLLMDEPTASLDAKSAELIHQAALSARDEYGASLVVASHDMPWLKTLADHIHYLDEGRLVRTVQHSEEP
- a CDS encoding ABC transporter permease, translated to MEYLLQGFLQGFRLLFSGDPEAYSAIWATVYASTLSMTCSMALGVPLGFLLGYKKFPGKKVVRTIVDTLLSFPTVVIGLVVYAFLTRNGPLGGTGLLFTIPGMAIGQALLGLPIIVAMTANAVESLDKRLPMTLITLGATPTQMMWATVLEARYSIMLAAMAAYGRIVSEVGISMMVGGNIKWHTRTITTAIALETGKGEFAVGIALGMVLLTVALLVNIGAVGLKKRAVQ
- the rfbB gene encoding dTDP-glucose 4,6-dehydratase gives rise to the protein MKLLVTGGCGFIGTNFIRLMLAAHPDWSIVNLDKLTYAGNCLNLLDIEKTEPRYAFVHGDICDRDLVMDLLTDNGVDAVVNFAAESHVDRSINDPSPFVTTNVGGAQNLMECARQCGIGRFVHVSTDEVYGTLGPSGKFTETTPLAPNSPYSASKAGADLMARAYFETYRFPVLITRCSNNYGPYQFPEKLIPLMYLNAKADKPLPVYGDGLNVRDWIFVDDHCRGVELTLTRGREGQVYNFGGAAEETNISVVRTLLSIVGKPESLITHVTDRPGHDKRYAMDFSLAAEELGFAPTLPFAEGLARTIAWYEANGTWLEQVQSGEYRSFMDTWYEERA